From Brassica oleracea var. oleracea cultivar TO1000 chromosome C3, BOL, whole genome shotgun sequence, a single genomic window includes:
- the LOC106333076 gene encoding putative respiratory burst oxidase homolog protein J: MKNNRNVDSSKQMLEGVEIDPNGENTTNSNNAESSGGGGGILKNVSRNLGVGSIIRSIKKSGNLGLHNTRKSGNLGPTLPVALEKKQGPQRVERTTSSAARGLQSLRFLDRTVTGRERDSWRSIENRFNQFAVDGRLPKEKFGICIGMGDTLEFAGEVYEALSRRRQMNTENGIDKEQLKLFWEDMIKKDLDCRLQIFFDMCDKDGDGKLTEEEVKEVMVLSASANRLANLKKNAASYASLIMEELDPDHHGYIEMWQLEVLLTGMVANPADNKNMVRKSETLTLAMIPERYRTPTSKYVSVTAELMLEHWKKIWVVILWLVVNACLFTWKYTEFSSNPLYNIAGRCVSVAKGTAEMLKFNMALVLVPVLRRTLTFLRSSFLSHVIPFDDNINFHKLIAVAIALTSLLHTALHLLCNYPRLSTCPYDVYSEYGGKLMGHKQPTYLGLMLTPVTVTGLLMIVFMCISFTLAMHYFRRNIVKLPKPFNVLAGFNSFWYAHHLLVVVYALLIIHGYILIIEKPWYQKTTWMYVAVPMALYASERLFSRVQEHNHRVHIIKAIVYSGNVLALYMTKPQGFKYKSGMYMFVKCPDISKFEWHPFSVTSAPGDEYLSVHIRALGDWTSELRNRFAETCEPPQASKPGPNNLVRMETRARGENPHIEESQILFPQIFIKGPYGAPAQNYEKFDILLLIGLGIGATPFISILKDMLNNLKPGTPKPGQRGEGSVGSESLGGSINGGRKFPQRAYFYWVTREQASFEWFKGVMDDIAVYDKNNVIEMHNYLTSMYEAGDARSALIAMVQKLQHAKNGVDIVSESRIRTHFARPNWRKVFSELSSKHETSRIGVFYCGSPALVRPLNSLCQEFSLESSTRFTFHKENF, encoded by the exons ATGAAAAACAACAGGAACGTAGATTCCTCGAAACAGATGTTAGAGGGCGTCGAGATAGATCCAAATGGCGAAAACACAACCAATAGCAATAATGCCGAGAGTAGTGGAGGTGGTGGTGGGATCTTGAAAAATGTGTCGAGGAATCTCGGTGTGGGATCAATAATCAGATCGATTAAAAAGAGCGGTAATCTCGGTCTTCATAACACGAGGAAGAGCGGAAACTTGGGGCCTACGCTACCTGTTGCACTAGAAAAGAAACAAGGGCCACAAAGAGTTGAGAGGACCACGTCTAGTGCGGCTAGGGGACTACAGAGTCTCCGGTTCCTTGATCGGACCGTCACAGGACGGGAACGTGACTCATGGAGATCTATCGAGAACCGTTTCAATCAGTTCGCCGTTGATGGAAGGCTTCCCAAGGAAAAATTTGGCATTTGCATCG GAATGGGAGATACATTGGAGTTTGCGGGAGAAGTATACGAAGCATTGAGTAGGAGAAGACAAATGAACACCGAAAATGGGATCGATAAAGAACAATTGAAGCTCTTTTGGGAAGATATGATCAAGAAAGATCTAGATTGTCGCCTCCAGATCTTCTTTGACAT GTGTGACAAGGACGGAGATGGGAAGCTAACAGAAGAAGAGGTTAAAGAGGTGATGGTCTTGAGTGCATCGGCTAATAGGCTCGCAAATCTCAAGAAGAACGCCGCGTCTTATGCCTCTTTGATCATGGAAGAACTTGACCCTGATCACCATGGTTACATTGAG ATGTGGCAACTCGAGGTGCTATTAACAGGAATGGTAGCAAACCCTGCAGACAACAAAAATATGGTGAGGAAATCTGAAACGCTAACGCTAGCCATGATCCCTGAACGTTACAGAACGCCAACGAGCAAGTACGTTTCAGTAACCGCTGAGCTAATGCTCGAGCACTGGAAGAAGATTTGGGTCGTTATATTGTGGCTCGTTGTCAACGCCTGCCTCTTCACTTGGAAATACACCGAGTTCTCATCAAACCCTCTTTATAACATTGCGGGGCGTTGCGTTTCCGTCGCTAAAGGAACAGCCGAAATGCTCAAATTCAACATGGCTTTGGTCTTGGTCCCCGTTTTACGAAGAACCCTAACGTTCCTCAGGTCTTCTTTCTTGAGCCACGTGATCCCATTCGACGATAATATCAACTTCCACAAGTTGATAGCCGTGGCGATCGCACTCACTTCCTTGCTACACACGGCACTACACTTGCTATGCAACTACCCCAGGCTAAGCACTTGTCCTTACGACGTGTACTCTGAGTACGGAGGAAAACTCATGGGGCACAAGCAACCCACCTATTTAGGTCTAATGCTAACCCCGGTTACGGTTACGGGACTTCTGATGATCGTCTTCATGTGTATCTCTTTCACGCTCGCCATGCATTACTTCAGAAGGAACATTGTGAAATTGCCTAAGCCGTTTAACGTTCTTGCTGGATTTAATTCATTTTGGTATGCTCATCATTTGCTGGTTGTTGTCTACGCTCTTCTCATCATTCATGGTTACATTCTTATCATCGAGAAGCCGTGGTACCAAAAGACG ACATGGATGTACGTGGCTGTACCTATGGCGTTGTACGCGAGCGAAAGGCTTTTCTCGCGAGTTCAAGAACACAACCATCGTGTCCACATTATCAAG GCTATCGTATATTCAGGCAATGTTCTTGCACTCTATATGACAAAACCTCAAGGGTTCAAGTACAAAAGTGGCATGTACATGTTTGTCAAGTGCCCGGACATCTCCAAATTCGAATG GCATCCATTCTCTGTCACTTCTGCACCCGGAGATGAATATTTGAGCGTTCATATAAGAGCATTGGGAGATTGGACAAGTGAACTTAGAAACAGATTTGCCGAG ACATGCGAGCCACCTCAAGCATCGAAACCTGGTCCAAATAATCTTGTTAGGATGGAAACAAGAGCAAGAGGTGAAAATCCTCACATTGAAGAATCGCAAATCTT ATTTCCACAAATATTCATCAAAGGACCATATGGTGCTCCGGCACAAAATTATGAGAAATTCGATATCCTTTTGTTGATCGGGCTAGGGATTGGTGCAACCCCATTCATAAGTATCCTAAAAGACATGCTGAATAATCTCAAACCTGGTACTCCAAAACCC GGGCAAAGGGGCGAAGGAAGTGTAGGAAGTGAGAGCTTAGGAGGATCTATAAATGGAGGTAGGAAGTTTCCACAAAGAGCATATTTTTATTGGGTGACAAGAGAACAAGCTTCTTTCGAATGGTTCAAAGGAGTTATGGATGATATCGCCGTGTATGACAAAAAC AATGTGATAGAAATGCATAACTACTTAACAAGTATGTACGAAGCAGGAGATGCAAGATCTGCTCTAATCGCTATGGTTCAAAAACTTCAACATGCCAAAAACGGTGTTGACATTGTTTCTGAGAGCCGA ATACGAACACATTTTGCAAGACCCAATTGGAGGAAGGTTTTTTCTGAATTGTCAAGCAAGCACGAAACTTCTCGCATAG GCGTATTCTACTGTGGAAGTCCAGCGCTTGTCCGACCATTGAATTCACTTTGTCAGGAGTTTAGTCTCGAGTCGTCCACTCGCTTTACTTTCCACAAAGAGAATTTCTGA